The Verrucomicrobium spinosum DSM 4136 = JCM 18804 genome includes a region encoding these proteins:
- a CDS encoding DUF1552 domain-containing protein — MNRPSSPLSRRGFLRGSGVSLALPFLDAMLPHKAAAAAAASPKRMVAVCTSLGIYGPAFFPTQAGRGYVATEYLDLMKEHRNDFTVFSGLSHPDQSGADGHSSEMTWLTSARHPGLGGFRNTISLDQYVAEKIGVETRYPSLTLGTNNVSQSYTRSGVMIPAETRPSVVFAKLFTNGSQWEVQQQMRKLKDGRSIMDTVREEAKRFGSRVGSSDREKLDEYFTSVREMELRLAKQEEWVQKPKPVIDAKAPSDIAENADIIGRMQLLFELVPLALQTDSTRLITILVQGRGDVPPVPGVSIDHHNLSHHGQDPEKIRQLELVEKAEMNACNKLLGALKQKKEGDKCLLDNTMVLFGSNLGNANSHDWRNLPVLLAGGGFQHGQHVARDAKDNTPLCNLYVQMLQKMGIEGDTFGTSSAASVPGFV; from the coding sequence ATGAACCGCCCATCATCCCCCCTTTCCCGCCGCGGCTTCCTGCGTGGCAGCGGCGTCTCCCTGGCTCTGCCCTTCCTGGACGCCATGTTGCCTCACAAAGCTGCCGCTGCCGCTGCCGCATCGCCCAAGCGGATGGTGGCCGTCTGCACGAGTCTCGGCATCTACGGCCCGGCCTTCTTCCCCACCCAGGCCGGTCGCGGCTATGTCGCCACAGAGTACCTGGACCTGATGAAGGAGCACCGCAATGACTTCACCGTCTTCTCCGGGCTCTCCCACCCGGACCAGTCTGGCGCCGATGGCCACTCCTCAGAGATGACCTGGCTCACCTCCGCCCGCCATCCCGGCTTGGGAGGATTCCGCAACACCATCTCTCTGGACCAGTATGTGGCGGAAAAGATCGGTGTGGAGACACGCTACCCCTCGCTCACACTGGGCACGAACAATGTCAGCCAGAGCTACACCCGCAGCGGCGTGATGATCCCGGCAGAGACGCGCCCCTCCGTCGTCTTCGCCAAGCTCTTCACCAACGGCTCCCAGTGGGAGGTGCAGCAGCAGATGCGCAAGCTCAAGGACGGACGCAGCATCATGGATACCGTCCGCGAAGAGGCCAAACGGTTCGGCTCCCGAGTTGGCTCCTCAGACCGCGAGAAGCTGGACGAGTACTTCACCTCTGTGCGGGAGATGGAACTGCGCCTGGCCAAGCAAGAGGAATGGGTGCAGAAGCCCAAGCCCGTGATCGACGCCAAGGCTCCCTCCGATATCGCAGAGAATGCCGACATCATCGGCCGCATGCAGTTGCTCTTTGAACTGGTCCCCCTCGCCCTTCAGACAGACAGCACCCGCCTCATCACCATCTTGGTGCAAGGACGCGGCGACGTGCCACCGGTGCCCGGCGTGAGCATCGATCACCACAACCTCTCCCACCACGGCCAGGATCCCGAAAAGATCCGCCAGCTTGAGCTGGTGGAAAAGGCCGAGATGAACGCCTGCAACAAGCTGCTCGGCGCTCTCAAGCAGAAGAAGGAAGGTGACAAGTGCCTGCTGGACAACACGATGGTGCTCTTCGGCAGCAACCTCGGCAACGCCAACAGCCACGACTGGCGCAACCTGCCCGTGCTGCTGGCCGGCGGTGGCTTCCAACACGGTCAGCACGTGGCGCGCGATGCCAAGGACAACACCCCGCTCTGCAACCTCTATGTGCAGATGCTCCAGAAGATGGGCATCGAAGGCGACACCTTCGGCACCAGCAGCGCCGCCAGCGTGCCCGGGTTTGTGTGA
- a CDS encoding IS4-like element ISVsp5 family transposase: MKFKPAKVIGSVLGQLCKLIPGHLVANLCAQHHHGSQPRTFSSWSHVVSLLYAQLTHSISLNDVCDSLRHHAGALAAIRGATPPARNTLSHANKNRDSDLMETLFWKMLDHLQHRHPGFGLRYEGLPRRFRRAIYAIDSSTIALVANCMSWAKHRQRKAAAKLHLRLNLQTFLPAFAIIEEASHHDDSRSRALCASLKDGEIALFDKAYINFAHLWELTGRGIFWVTRAKDNMSYRVTRKLQARPQGKVLRDDLIVLKGARSLSQHPGPLRRVEMLVELDGKEVRMAFITNQTEWAASTVGELYQSRWGIEVFFKQIKQTLCICDFLGHSKNAIRWQLWAALLLYVLLRFLAQVSGWPHSFTRLFTMIRGVTWSRVDLLRLLAFYGTAGGPWKMRASPQSVYLPGLEPPVYGTAGVA; the protein is encoded by the coding sequence ATGAAATTCAAACCAGCCAAAGTCATTGGAAGCGTTCTGGGGCAGCTTTGCAAGCTCATTCCCGGGCACTTGGTCGCGAACCTCTGCGCTCAACACCACCACGGCAGCCAGCCGCGCACCTTCAGTTCCTGGAGTCACGTGGTCAGCCTGCTCTACGCGCAACTGACACACTCCATCAGTCTCAACGATGTGTGCGACAGCTTGAGGCATCATGCCGGGGCCCTCGCTGCCATCCGCGGAGCGACACCGCCAGCCCGCAACACCCTGTCCCATGCCAATAAGAATCGGGACAGCGACCTGATGGAGACCCTCTTTTGGAAGATGTTGGATCATCTCCAGCATCGGCACCCCGGGTTTGGCCTGCGCTATGAAGGACTGCCCCGGCGGTTTAGACGGGCCATCTACGCCATCGACTCCAGCACCATCGCCCTGGTGGCCAACTGTATGAGTTGGGCCAAGCACCGGCAGCGCAAGGCGGCGGCCAAGCTCCATTTGCGTCTCAACCTGCAAACCTTCCTGCCAGCCTTTGCCATCATCGAAGAAGCCTCTCATCATGATGACTCGCGCTCCCGCGCGCTTTGTGCCAGCCTCAAAGACGGGGAAATTGCCTTGTTTGACAAGGCTTACATCAACTTTGCCCACCTCTGGGAGTTGACTGGGCGGGGCATCTTCTGGGTCACCCGTGCCAAGGACAACATGAGCTACCGGGTGACGCGCAAGCTCCAGGCACGGCCGCAAGGCAAGGTGCTGCGCGATGACCTCATTGTGCTCAAAGGAGCCAGGAGCCTTTCGCAACATCCCGGCCCGCTGCGCCGGGTGGAGATGCTCGTGGAGCTTGACGGCAAGGAAGTGCGCATGGCCTTTATCACCAACCAGACAGAATGGGCCGCCAGCACGGTAGGAGAACTCTACCAGAGCCGCTGGGGCATTGAAGTGTTCTTCAAGCAGATCAAGCAAACGCTCTGCATCTGTGATTTTTTGGGACATAGCAAAAACGCGATCCGCTGGCAGCTCTGGGCGGCCCTGTTGCTCTATGTGCTGCTGCGGTTCCTGGCACAAGTATCGGGCTGGCCGCACAGCTTCACCCGCCTCTTCACGATGATCCGAGGGGTGACTTGGAGCCGGGTGGATCTGCTCAGATTGCTGGCGTTCTATGGGACAGCAGGCGGTCCATGGAAGATGCGAGCCAGCCCGCAAAGCGTGTATCTGCCTGGGCTGGAGCCCCCCGTCTATGGGACAGCAGGCGTCGCATAA